The Sphingobium sp. BYY-5 genome contains a region encoding:
- a CDS encoding conjugal transfer protein TraG, producing the protein MRGGQILWGQVAVVFTIVLLTTWTATQWTAWRLGFQAQLGEPWFIVVGWPIHYPPAFFWWWYFYDAYAPSIFVEGAIIAASGGFISIAVAIGLSLVRARQAKNVATYGSARWAEPEEIRAAGLLGPDGVVLGRLDRDYLRHDGPEHVLCFAPTRSGKGVGLVVPTLLTWPGSTIIHDIKGENWGLTAGFRSRHGRTLLFDPTNPASSAYNPLLEVRRGDKEVRDVQNIADILVDPEGALDKRNHWEKTSHSLLVGAILHVLYAEADKTLAGVANFLSDPKRPVEATLRAMMNTPHLGEAGIHPVIASSARELLNKSDNERSGVLSTAMSFLGLYRDPVVAKVTARCDWRIADLVTGERPVSLYLVVPPSDINRTKPLIRLLLNQVGRRLTEDLNTSANRHRLLLMLDEFPALGRLDFFESALAFMAGYGIKSFLIAQSLNQIEKAYGANNSVLDNCHVRVAFATNDERTAKRVSDALGTATEMRDSTNYAGHRLSPWLGHLMVSRQETARPLLTPGEVMQLPPTDELLLVAGVPPVRAKKARYYEDFRFRERLLPPPKPASPKRSTLPADDWSALTIPLASADAAQGSTAGVSTDSANAGIRREPELPEHEEIAQPERPAGHEFDVLDDEPDVDAAKARSLRQQVTSVARQATMDPADGIEL; encoded by the coding sequence ATGCGTGGAGGTCAGATCCTTTGGGGCCAGGTCGCCGTCGTTTTCACCATCGTCCTTCTGACCACATGGACGGCGACGCAATGGACGGCTTGGCGGCTCGGCTTTCAGGCTCAACTCGGCGAACCATGGTTCATCGTGGTGGGCTGGCCGATCCACTATCCACCCGCCTTCTTCTGGTGGTGGTATTTCTACGACGCATATGCTCCCTCCATCTTCGTCGAGGGGGCGATCATCGCTGCCTCCGGCGGCTTCATCTCCATCGCCGTCGCCATCGGACTTTCTCTTGTTCGGGCGCGGCAGGCGAAGAACGTCGCGACCTACGGTTCGGCGCGATGGGCGGAGCCGGAGGAGATCAGGGCGGCCGGGTTGCTCGGCCCGGACGGCGTGGTGCTCGGCCGGCTTGATCGCGACTATCTGCGCCATGACGGGCCGGAGCATGTGTTGTGCTTCGCGCCGACGCGGAGCGGCAAGGGCGTTGGTCTCGTCGTTCCAACGCTGCTGACCTGGCCCGGCAGCACCATCATTCACGACATCAAGGGAGAGAACTGGGGGCTGACGGCAGGCTTCCGCTCGCGTCACGGCCGGACGCTGCTCTTCGATCCGACCAATCCTGCGTCATCGGCCTACAATCCGCTGCTGGAGGTACGGCGCGGCGATAAGGAAGTCCGCGACGTGCAGAATATCGCCGACATTTTGGTCGATCCCGAAGGCGCGCTCGACAAACGGAATCACTGGGAAAAGACCAGCCATTCGCTGCTGGTCGGCGCGATCCTTCACGTCCTCTATGCGGAAGCCGACAAGACGCTCGCCGGCGTCGCCAACTTCCTCTCCGATCCAAAGCGCCCCGTCGAGGCGACATTGCGCGCGATGATGAACACGCCACACCTCGGCGAGGCCGGCATTCATCCCGTTATCGCGTCATCGGCGCGCGAGCTGCTGAACAAGTCCGACAACGAACGCTCAGGCGTGCTTTCCACAGCGATGTCATTCCTCGGGCTTTATCGCGATCCCGTGGTGGCGAAAGTAACGGCGCGCTGCGATTGGCGCATTGCCGATTTGGTTACGGGAGAACGACCCGTCAGCCTCTACCTCGTGGTGCCGCCGTCCGACATCAACCGCACGAAGCCGCTCATCCGTCTTCTTCTCAATCAGGTCGGTCGCCGCCTGACCGAAGACCTCAACACATCCGCCAATCGCCATCGGCTCCTGCTGATGCTGGACGAGTTTCCGGCGCTCGGTCGGCTCGACTTCTTCGAGAGCGCGCTGGCGTTCATGGCGGGCTACGGCATCAAGAGCTTTCTGATCGCGCAGAGCCTCAACCAGATCGAGAAGGCTTATGGCGCAAACAACAGCGTGCTCGACAACTGTCATGTGCGCGTCGCCTTCGCCACCAATGACGAGCGGACCGCCAAGCGCGTGTCTGATGCGCTCGGCACCGCGACCGAAATGCGCGATTCCACCAACTATGCCGGCCATCGGCTGTCGCCCTGGCTGGGGCATCTCATGGTCTCACGGCAGGAGACGGCCCGGCCGCTGCTTACTCCCGGCGAGGTGATGCAGCTTCCGCCCACCGACGAATTGCTGCTGGTCGCGGGCGTGCCGCCGGTCCGGGCGAAGAAGGCGCGCTATTACGAGGATTTCCGGTTCAGGGAGCGGCTTCTCCCGCCGCCAAAGCCCGCGAGCCCGAAGCGATCGACGCTGCCGGCCGACGACTGGTCAGCGTTGACGATCCCCCTTGCATCAGCAGACGCAGCGCAGGGCAGCACCGCGGGCGTCAGCACTGACTCTGCAAACGCTGGCATCCGTCGCGAACCGGAATTGCCCGAACATGAGGAGATCGCGCAGCCGGAACGTCCCGCCGGGCACGAGTTCGACGTGTTGGACGACGAACCCGATGTGGACGCCGCCAAGGCGCGCAGCCTTCGTCAGCAGGTCACGTCCGTCGCCCGGCAGGCGACGATGGACCCTGCCGACGGCATCGAACTTTGA
- a CDS encoding DUF2285 domain-containing protein has translation MRVRPELDPDVDDLAPTGPEITTYDEAHFVTYMRLLDAEADKADWTEVARIVLHRDPVAETDRTRACWESHLARAQWMTKTGYRKILEQAAIDARPSSDDRV, from the coding sequence ATGCGGGTGCGACCCGAGCTTGACCCCGATGTCGATGATCTCGCTCCGACCGGGCCGGAGATCACGACCTATGACGAGGCACATTTTGTGACCTACATGCGCCTGCTTGACGCCGAGGCAGACAAGGCGGACTGGACGGAGGTGGCGCGAATCGTGCTGCATCGTGATCCGGTCGCCGAAACCGATCGCACCCGCGCCTGCTGGGAAAGTCATCTCGCCCGCGCGCAGTGGATGACGAAGACCGGCTACCGCAAGATTCTTGAACAGGCCGCGATCGACGCGCGACCGTCGTCGGATGATCGCGTTTGA
- a CDS encoding helix-turn-helix transcriptional regulator, translated as MQKSLRTPRQILLQSLLVEARKAKGLTQAELATALGKPQSFVAKYENGERRIDVVEFVDITAVLGVSTADLLARIEPVAAMSRRSGE; from the coding sequence ATGCAGAAATCCTTGCGCACGCCCCGACAAATACTTCTGCAATCTCTGCTTGTCGAAGCGCGCAAGGCCAAAGGACTTACACAGGCCGAGTTGGCGACTGCGCTGGGCAAGCCGCAATCTTTCGTCGCCAAGTATGAGAACGGCGAGCGGCGGATTGATGTTGTAGAGTTCGTGGACATTACTGCGGTCCTGGGCGTGTCCACCGCCGATCTCCTGGCCAGAATTGAGCCGGTCGCGGCCATGTCGCGCCGCTCCGGCGAGTGA
- a CDS encoding helix-turn-helix transcriptional regulator: MTQEELADRASLSARYIGAIERADVSASVTVLGQIADALGIEPGELLKSSDGSR; the protein is encoded by the coding sequence ATGACGCAAGAGGAACTGGCTGATCGCGCCAGCCTGAGCGCCCGCTATATCGGCGCAATCGAACGCGCGGATGTGTCGGCCAGTGTTACGGTGTTGGGGCAGATTGCCGATGCGCTCGGAATCGAACCGGGCGAGCTTCTGAAATCGTCAGACGGATCGCGCTGA
- a CDS encoding LysR substrate-binding domain-containing protein, with product MRRSARTRNKSTEFAQAQLGQIPLVALRHAVVVGDVLNFRHAANVLGVTQSSVSARIKALEEALGIVLFERRHRGVRLTEAGRRFIAEVSAGIDHLDYAVRTAGAVSNGGEGRLAIGLHTSIAFGFLADLRSRFRAAYPKVEQAIMEGRSSETIALVRDGKLDVAFVVGAVEAPDCHSRELWQEPLVIALPAEHPLVSSLAITWADLAPETFLVRDGGSGPQVFDHVVHRVVERARSPHIHRFDVGRDTLMHMVAAGDGITLTSEATTHVQFPGVVFRSIADETKQAQFSAVWSPHNRSPALRNMLDLAIQMSRSARSV from the coding sequence ATGCGGCGAAGCGCACGGACCCGGAACAAGTCAACCGAATTTGCCCAAGCTCAGCTTGGGCAAATTCCACTCGTTGCGCTTCGTCATGCGGTTGTCGTCGGCGACGTCCTGAACTTCCGTCATGCTGCGAATGTATTAGGGGTTACGCAGTCGAGCGTCAGCGCCCGGATCAAGGCGCTGGAAGAGGCGCTTGGTATCGTTCTGTTCGAGCGACGGCATCGCGGCGTGCGGCTGACCGAAGCCGGGCGACGGTTCATCGCCGAAGTATCGGCCGGTATCGACCATCTCGACTATGCAGTGCGGACCGCGGGTGCTGTTTCCAATGGTGGAGAGGGTCGGCTCGCCATCGGGCTGCACACCTCCATCGCCTTCGGCTTTCTTGCCGATCTGCGCAGCCGGTTTCGTGCAGCCTATCCGAAAGTCGAGCAAGCCATCATGGAGGGCCGATCCTCCGAGACGATCGCCCTGGTGCGCGACGGCAAGCTTGATGTCGCCTTTGTCGTTGGCGCGGTCGAAGCCCCGGACTGCCACTCCCGTGAACTCTGGCAAGAACCCCTTGTGATCGCTTTGCCGGCGGAGCACCCACTGGTCTCATCGCTGGCTATCACCTGGGCCGATCTTGCACCGGAAACCTTTCTTGTCCGCGACGGCGGTTCAGGCCCCCAAGTGTTCGATCACGTCGTGCACCGCGTCGTCGAGCGGGCGCGGTCCCCGCATATCCATCGTTTCGATGTCGGCCGAGACACGCTGATGCACATGGTGGCAGCGGGTGACGGCATTACGCTGACCAGCGAAGCCACGACCCATGTCCAGTTTCCGGGCGTCGTGTTCCGCTCGATCGCCGACGAGACGAAGCAAGCTCAATTCAGCGCCGTATGGTCACCGCACAACCGTAGCCCGGCGCTCCGGAACATGCTCGATCTGGCAATCCAAATGAGCCGGTCAGCGCGATCCGTCTGA
- a CDS encoding MFS transporter translates to MSTSTNRLPALLAMMVGGFAIGTTEYASVGVLPQIADDFGVNLARAGLVISGYALGVSFGSPILAALTGSLSRKTLMLAVMALFVVANAAAAMSTSYEVLIAARVVTALPHGIFFGVGAAIAASFVSEDRRASAVAIVFGGLSIAVAAGVPIATVIGQRFGWPMSYWFVAAVGFVSFVAMAATLPRKIDIAPAGSLMDQIKVLGSGRLLMAFGMNFCAWGGTFVAFAYLPSILADITGFSPNGVAWMLALYGVSVIVGNFLGGRVSDKAVVPALVLMLGAQAAVLLIFAFTAPSMIGSILTLGVLGALMFCNIPGLALYVVQLAMRYRPGSVDIASTINVSAANAGIALGAFIGGTVADSRLGLGATPWVGAIMVGVGLLLTLWSGYLDKREAHHSRGEVRPAASEA, encoded by the coding sequence TTGAGTACGAGCACGAACAGACTGCCCGCCTTGTTGGCGATGATGGTCGGCGGATTCGCCATCGGCACCACCGAATATGCGAGCGTCGGCGTTCTCCCGCAGATTGCCGATGACTTCGGGGTCAATCTCGCACGTGCCGGGCTGGTCATCAGCGGCTATGCGTTGGGGGTCAGTTTTGGGTCGCCAATCCTCGCAGCCCTGACGGGAAGCCTTTCGCGCAAGACGCTGATGCTGGCGGTAATGGCATTGTTCGTGGTCGCCAATGCAGCAGCGGCGATGAGCACCAGCTATGAGGTGCTCATCGCCGCGCGCGTCGTCACTGCGCTGCCGCACGGCATCTTCTTCGGCGTTGGCGCGGCCATCGCCGCGAGTTTCGTTTCGGAAGACCGAAGAGCTTCGGCGGTGGCGATCGTGTTCGGTGGCCTGTCGATCGCGGTCGCGGCCGGCGTGCCGATAGCCACCGTCATCGGCCAGCGCTTCGGCTGGCCCATGTCCTATTGGTTCGTCGCGGCAGTGGGCTTTGTGTCGTTCGTCGCCATGGCGGCGACCTTGCCCCGGAAGATCGACATCGCGCCGGCAGGAAGCCTCATGGACCAGATCAAGGTGCTCGGTAGCGGGCGGCTGCTGATGGCGTTCGGCATGAATTTCTGCGCCTGGGGCGGCACGTTCGTCGCCTTCGCCTATCTCCCCAGCATCCTCGCGGACATCACGGGCTTCAGCCCGAATGGCGTGGCTTGGATGCTTGCCCTCTACGGCGTGTCGGTGATCGTCGGCAACTTCCTCGGTGGTCGGGTGTCCGACAAGGCGGTGGTGCCGGCGCTGGTGCTGATGCTCGGCGCGCAGGCGGCCGTGCTGTTGATCTTCGCCTTCACAGCTCCGTCCATGATCGGTTCGATCCTGACGCTCGGCGTGCTCGGCGCGCTGATGTTCTGCAACATTCCGGGTCTGGCGCTTTATGTCGTGCAGCTTGCCATGCGTTATCGGCCCGGAAGCGTTGATATCGCTTCCACCATCAACGTGTCGGCTGCGAATGCCGGGATCGCGCTTGGCGCCTTCATCGGTGGAACGGTGGCCGACTCCCGCCTGGGACTGGGTGCTACGCCGTGGGTTGGCGCCATCATGGTCGGCGTCGGCCTGCTGCTGACCTTGTGGAGCGGCTATCTCGACAAACGCGAAGCGCATCACAGCCGGGGTGAGGTCAGGCCCGCGGCAAGCGAGGCTTAA
- a CDS encoding alkene reductase, which produces MSELFQPFKRGDLALRNRIAMAPMTRARTRDGIADDLTATYYRQRASAGLIVTEGTPISRAAEGFLFIPGIYTDEQIAGWRKTTEAVHAEGGVIFAQLWHVGRVSHVSNQPGGIAPVSSTDRIAANSQAWGYRGDGSAGPVDVSRPRALSTEEVRGVIDDFAKAAANAVEAGFDGVELHGANGYLIEQFINPLVNDRTDAYRGDTLKGRTRFLLETIDAVIAGIGAAKTAVRLSPFGGLFDMGAYPEIEETYLHLADELSTRGIAYVHLMDQKSRGSAAIPSEFLVRFRGRFKGVLILAGGMTRERAQQHIANGLIDIAGFGEPFIANPDLVARLRNGWPLAQADRDTHYGGDAHGYTDYPTFDPSATRAAAAQPEKADSL; this is translated from the coding sequence ATGAGTGAGCTGTTTCAGCCGTTTAAGCGCGGGGACCTGGCGCTGCGCAATCGCATCGCGATGGCCCCCATGACGCGGGCGCGGACGCGCGACGGGATCGCTGACGATCTCACAGCGACCTACTACCGTCAGCGCGCCAGCGCCGGCCTGATCGTCACCGAAGGGACGCCGATTTCGCGCGCGGCCGAAGGCTTTCTGTTCATCCCGGGCATCTACACCGACGAGCAAATTGCCGGTTGGCGCAAGACCACCGAAGCGGTTCACGCAGAAGGCGGCGTGATCTTCGCCCAGCTCTGGCACGTCGGACGTGTGAGCCATGTTTCGAACCAGCCTGGCGGGATCGCGCCGGTCAGTTCGACCGACAGGATCGCCGCCAACTCCCAGGCATGGGGGTATCGCGGAGACGGCTCTGCGGGGCCTGTCGATGTCTCCCGACCACGAGCACTCTCGACCGAGGAAGTGCGTGGGGTAATCGACGATTTCGCCAAGGCTGCCGCCAATGCGGTCGAGGCGGGGTTCGATGGCGTCGAGCTTCACGGTGCGAACGGCTATCTGATCGAACAATTCATCAATCCGCTCGTCAACGACCGCACCGATGCCTATCGCGGCGACACGCTGAAAGGCCGCACCCGTTTCCTGCTTGAGACGATCGACGCCGTCATCGCCGGGATCGGCGCGGCGAAGACCGCGGTGCGGCTGTCTCCCTTCGGCGGGCTCTTCGACATGGGAGCCTATCCCGAGATCGAGGAAACCTATCTCCACCTAGCCGACGAACTGTCGACGCGCGGCATCGCCTACGTCCATCTCATGGACCAGAAATCGCGGGGCAGCGCAGCTATCCCTTCGGAATTTCTCGTGCGGTTTCGGGGTCGTTTCAAAGGCGTATTGATCCTTGCCGGCGGCATGACGCGCGAGCGAGCCCAACAGCACATCGCCAATGGCCTGATCGATATCGCCGGCTTCGGCGAGCCCTTCATCGCCAACCCGGACCTCGTCGCCCGGCTTCGCAACGGCTGGCCGCTCGCACAAGCCGACCGCGACACCCACTACGGCGGCGATGCCCATGGCTACACCGACTACCCGACCTTTGACCCCAGCGCCACGCGTGCGGCCGCGGCCCAACCCGAGAAGGCAGATTCCCTTTGA
- a CDS encoding TIGR03571 family LLM class oxidoreductase has translation MNTNSRHTTALGLINRPGQLTLGIELPLDNDWSPEGEARRIADGRPHGVPDLSPYPELVRQIDVSGFAAIWMRDVPVFDPRNFGDAGSIYDPFVNLGFLAGVTKHVALGTAGIVLPLRHPMMVAKAAASVDHLSGGRLILGLASGDRPVEYPLLGIDFEGRGETFRQNLAYMRDAWKDGGLPLGDGRIAAELDLLPKPARRTIPTIIAGNGRQSDEWIAGNMDGRFVYPGNLDRMAAQAAEFRRLRAAAGLDRGVFISAFHLDLADDPDELPTPRRFGARIGRKPFLDHLEHLHGAGVDHLAVLLRPCRRPLPEVIDEFAREILPRIGKTAAGPRPSPDKEFVHE, from the coding sequence ATGAATACGAATTCCCGCCACACGACCGCACTCGGTCTGATTAATCGTCCCGGCCAACTGACACTGGGCATTGAACTTCCGCTCGATAACGATTGGTCGCCGGAGGGTGAAGCGCGCCGCATCGCGGACGGACGCCCGCACGGCGTGCCCGACCTTTCTCCCTACCCGGAGTTGGTCCGGCAAATCGACGTTTCGGGCTTCGCCGCGATCTGGATGCGCGACGTCCCCGTCTTCGACCCGAGGAACTTCGGCGACGCGGGCTCGATCTACGATCCCTTCGTCAATCTGGGCTTCCTCGCCGGGGTCACGAAGCATGTCGCGCTCGGCACGGCAGGCATCGTCCTGCCGCTCCGCCATCCCATGATGGTGGCCAAGGCCGCCGCTTCCGTCGATCACCTGTCGGGCGGCCGGCTGATCCTCGGCCTCGCTTCGGGCGACCGGCCCGTGGAGTATCCGCTGCTCGGTATCGACTTCGAGGGCCGTGGCGAGACCTTCCGCCAGAACCTCGCCTATATGCGCGACGCCTGGAAAGACGGCGGCTTGCCGCTCGGCGACGGACGCATAGCCGCCGAACTCGACCTGCTCCCTAAGCCTGCGCGAAGAACCATTCCCACCATCATCGCCGGTAACGGTCGGCAATCCGACGAGTGGATTGCTGGCAACATGGATGGGCGCTTCGTCTATCCCGGCAATCTCGATCGGATGGCGGCGCAGGCGGCTGAGTTCCGCCGGCTTCGAGCGGCCGCTGGCCTCGATCGCGGCGTCTTCATCAGCGCCTTTCATCTCGATCTTGCCGATGATCCCGACGAGTTGCCGACGCCCCGCCGGTTCGGCGCGCGCATCGGCCGCAAGCCGTTCCTCGACCACCTTGAACACCTTCACGGCGCAGGCGTCGATCATCTGGCCGTGCTGCTGCGGCCCTGCCGCCGGCCGCTGCCAGAGGTGATCGACGAATTTGCCCGCGAGATCCTGCCCAGGATCGGCAAGACGGCAGCCGGTCCACGTCCCAGCCCTGACAAGGAATTCGTCCATGAGTGA
- a CDS encoding LysR family transcriptional regulator has protein sequence MNNRAGEMEVFVEAVDRGSFAGASRALGLSPSAVSKVVGRIETRLGTNLLIRSTRSLSLTQEGEIYLRRARNVLAEIDDTERSITSGSCSTPRGLLRVNASVPIAHCAITPLLPAFLARFPEIEIDLSLDDGMVDLIENRTDVAIRVGPLQDSGLKARKLLESRYAVVAAPSYLKSAPPLRTPADIAQHQCIGFNFRRSMHEWPFRQREDDTMTYTPLRGRMRVNNGETVRRLALAGMGLARLARYHIEPDIEAGSLVAVLEDFNPGDIEPVSAVYVGHEHLAARIRAFVDFLAEHMAVGSKASA, from the coding sequence ATGAACAATCGTGCCGGAGAGATGGAGGTGTTCGTCGAGGCCGTTGATCGCGGCAGCTTTGCCGGCGCAAGTCGGGCGCTCGGCCTGTCGCCTTCGGCCGTCAGTAAGGTCGTTGGCCGCATCGAAACCCGACTTGGGACAAACCTGCTGATCCGTTCGACGCGCTCGCTCAGTCTCACGCAGGAAGGCGAGATCTACCTGCGGCGTGCGCGTAATGTGCTGGCCGAGATTGACGATACGGAGCGCAGCATCACCTCGGGATCGTGCTCCACACCGCGCGGCCTGCTTAGGGTCAACGCCTCGGTGCCCATTGCTCACTGCGCGATAACACCGCTCCTGCCAGCTTTCCTCGCCCGCTTCCCCGAGATCGAAATCGACCTTTCGCTCGATGACGGCATGGTTGATTTGATCGAGAATCGAACAGACGTGGCAATCCGCGTCGGGCCGCTGCAAGATTCCGGCCTCAAAGCCCGGAAGCTATTGGAAAGCCGTTATGCCGTCGTCGCCGCTCCCTCTTATCTGAAAAGCGCTCCGCCACTGCGGACACCGGCCGACATCGCCCAGCATCAGTGTATCGGCTTCAACTTCCGGCGCTCGATGCACGAATGGCCGTTCCGTCAACGTGAAGACGATACAATGACCTACACCCCGCTTCGCGGGCGGATGCGGGTCAACAATGGCGAAACCGTCCGAAGGCTTGCTCTCGCCGGCATGGGATTGGCTCGCTTGGCCCGATACCATATCGAGCCGGATATCGAGGCGGGTTCGCTAGTGGCGGTGCTTGAGGATTTCAATCCCGGCGACATCGAGCCCGTTAGCGCTGTCTATGTCGGCCATGAGCATCTTGCTGCACGTATCCGTGCGTTCGTCGATTTCCTCGCCGAGCATATGGCGGTCGGTTCGAAGGCATCAGCTTAG
- a CDS encoding DUF3363 domain-containing protein has product MSGDDDNRFRPKPGRVRSDAPKASQAKSFLSKVRKITRQQQAASGRSRSAKGGGSSRAAKGKSIIASGRGVQRGRGAAFVRARNLSNGWSHRQPGSRRVIVKSRSVRAAGCSGKAAAHLRYIQRDGTARNGERGRLYSAGEDRADGDAFLDRGKDDRHQFRFIVSPEDAADLADLTGYTRELMAQVEADLGTKLDWVAVNHHNTGHPHIHVIVNGRDALGEDLVINGDYLAGGIRERASELATLELGPVTEIEQRRKLMAEIDQDRLTRIDRAMIAEADDRFIDLRHEPDDLRGQSDRTMRLRRLGKLGDMGLATEHAPGVWELSKRLEPTMRDMGERGDIIRTMQKALRTEGAERDPISFEIHDAAPARPIVGRVIDKHLTDELGESLTLVVDGIDGRTHHVAGIDPARVEDARIGSVIEIGPPDSAVRPSDRAIAGMAEDGIYRPSRHLEQARFDGRVPGGDYEGFVDAHVRRLEALRRAGIAERIDADQWRIPEDFEVRAAAYDAGRNARANIRILSTFDLERQIGSDGATWLDRRLVGTGASDLSAAGFGEQVREAMERRRETLIDRGDAIRQTDGRIVYRRNLIATLQEREVARTGAALAQERAKPFRAAADGETVAGTFTGTVQLSSGKFAIVEKSQEFTLVPWRPVIDRQLGREVAGIMQGGSVSWQLGRQRGLGI; this is encoded by the coding sequence ATGAGCGGCGACGACGACAACCGCTTCCGGCCGAAGCCCGGCCGCGTGCGCTCCGACGCGCCGAAGGCGAGCCAGGCCAAGAGCTTCCTCAGCAAGGTTCGCAAGATCACGCGCCAGCAGCAGGCCGCTTCCGGCCGAAGCCGGTCGGCGAAGGGTGGCGGCTCCAGTCGTGCCGCCAAGGGCAAGAGCATTATCGCCTCCGGCCGGGGCGTCCAGCGCGGGCGCGGAGCGGCCTTCGTGCGTGCCCGCAATCTGTCGAACGGCTGGAGCCATCGCCAGCCCGGCAGTCGCCGCGTCATCGTCAAATCGCGGTCGGTTCGCGCCGCCGGTTGCAGCGGTAAGGCCGCCGCGCATCTGCGCTATATTCAGCGGGACGGCACCGCCCGCAATGGCGAGCGCGGCCGGCTCTATTCAGCGGGTGAGGATCGCGCCGATGGCGATGCCTTCCTCGATCGCGGCAAGGACGATCGCCACCAGTTCCGCTTCATCGTCTCGCCCGAAGACGCCGCCGATCTCGCGGACCTCACCGGCTATACTCGCGAGTTGATGGCGCAGGTCGAGGCCGACCTCGGGACCAAGCTCGATTGGGTCGCGGTCAATCACCACAACACCGGCCATCCGCATATCCATGTCATCGTCAATGGCCGCGACGCCCTGGGCGAGGATCTCGTCATCAATGGCGATTATCTCGCGGGCGGCATCCGCGAGCGGGCGAGCGAACTGGCGACGCTGGAACTTGGTCCCGTCACCGAGATCGAGCAGCGCCGCAAGCTCATGGCGGAGATCGACCAGGACCGGCTCACCCGTATCGACCGGGCGATGATCGCCGAAGCCGATGACCGCTTCATCGACCTGCGCCATGAACCGGACGATCTGCGCGGCCAGTCCGATCGGACCATGCGGCTGCGCCGTCTCGGCAAGCTTGGCGACATGGGTCTTGCCACCGAACACGCACCGGGCGTCTGGGAGTTGAGCAAACGGCTGGAGCCGACGATGCGCGATATGGGCGAGCGGGGCGACATTATCCGCACCATGCAGAAGGCGCTTCGGACCGAGGGCGCCGAGCGCGATCCGATCAGCTTCGAGATTCATGACGCCGCGCCTGCAAGGCCAATCGTCGGCCGCGTCATCGACAAGCATCTTACCGACGAGCTTGGGGAGAGCCTGACGCTGGTGGTCGATGGCATCGACGGACGCACGCACCATGTCGCCGGCATCGACCCGGCCCGCGTCGAAGACGCTCGGATCGGCAGCGTCATCGAGATCGGGCCACCCGATAGCGCCGTCCGTCCATCCGATCGGGCCATCGCCGGTATGGCCGAGGATGGCATCTATCGGCCGAGCCGGCATCTGGAGCAGGCCCGGTTCGATGGTCGTGTGCCGGGTGGGGACTATGAGGGCTTCGTCGATGCCCATGTCCGTCGCCTGGAAGCGTTGCGGCGGGCCGGGATTGCGGAGCGGATCGACGCCGATCAATGGCGCATCCCGGAGGATTTCGAGGTGCGCGCCGCCGCCTATGACGCCGGTCGGAATGCTCGTGCCAATATCCGTATCCTTTCGACCTTCGACCTCGAGCGTCAGATTGGATCGGACGGCGCGACCTGGCTCGATCGGCGGCTGGTCGGCACGGGCGCGTCGGACCTGTCGGCGGCTGGGTTCGGCGAGCAGGTCCGCGAGGCGATGGAGCGGCGACGCGAGACTCTGATCGACCGGGGCGATGCCATCCGTCAGACGGACGGTCGCATCGTTTATCGGCGCAATCTGATCGCCACGCTTCAGGAGCGCGAAGTGGCCCGCACCGGCGCGGCGCTGGCGCAGGAGAGAGCAAAGCCTTTCCGAGCTGCCGCCGATGGCGAAACTGTCGCGGGCACCTTCACCGGGACCGTGCAGCTATCGAGCGGCAAGTTCGCCATCGTCGAAAAGTCCCAGGAGTTCACGCTTGTCCCGTGGCGGCCGGTCATCGACCGTCAGCTCGGGCGCGAGGTCGCGGGCATCATGCAGGGCGGATCGGTGTCGTGGCAGTTGGGGCGGCAGCGGGGATTGGGCATCTAA